A genomic segment from Daphnia carinata strain CSIRO-1 chromosome 1, CSIRO_AGI_Dcar_HiC_V3, whole genome shotgun sequence encodes:
- the LOC130692155 gene encoding cystathionine gamma-lyase-like: MSFEGFKEQDPTFATRAIHDAQDPEQWDAMPVVLPISMATTFKQDAPAEFRSFEYSRSGNPTRTTFEKVLASLEGAKHGLTFASGLAASTTIVHLLSAGDHIVSMDDLYGGTNRYLRKVADRMNIKTTFVDATNPENVEKAIQENTKLVWVETPTNPTLKLVDIAAVAEIVHKRENILLVVDNTFLSSYFQRPLELGADIVMHSLTKYMNGHSDVIMGAAMTNDDDVHTRLRFLQNAIGPVPSPFDCFLVNRSLKTLHLRMREHMKNGLAVARYLENHPCIERVIHPGLPSHPQHELAKRQCYGHSGMITIYIKGGLAESRAFFKALKVFTLAESLGGYESLAELPSLMTHASVSAEERAALGITDNLIRLSIGLEDVGDLIADLDQALRAAVA; encoded by the exons ATGTCGTTTGAAGGATTCAAAGAGCAAGATCCAACATTTGCAACCAGAGCTATTCATGATGCCCAAGATCCAGAACAATGGGATGCCATGCCAGTTGTGCTTCCCATTTCTATGGCCACAACTTTCAAGCAGGATGCCCCAGCTGAATTCAGA agcTTTGAGTATAGCCGAAGTGGAAATCCAACCAGAACTACCTTTGAAAAAGTGCTAGCTTCCCTTGAGGGAGCTAAACATG GATTGACTTTTGCCTCTGGACTGGCAGCTTCAACCACTATTGTTCACCTACTCAGTGCAGGAGATCATATTGTCTCCATGGATGATTTATATGGAGGTACCAATCGCTACCTTAGGAAGGTAGCTGATCGAATGAATATCAAAACTACCTTTGTTGATGCTACCAATCCTGAGAATGTTGAAAAAGCTATACAAGAGAATACTAAG CTTGTTTGGGTAGAAACACCCACCAATCCCACCTTGAAGTTGGTGGACATTGCTGCAGTAGCTGAGATTGttcataaaagagaaaacatccTTTTAGTAGTGGACAATACTTTCCTTTCATCTTACTTCCAG AGACCATTGGAGCTCGGAGCTGATATTGTTATGCACTCGCTAACCAAATATATGAATGGCCATTCGGACGTCATAATGGGAGCCGCCATGACGAACGACGATGACGTCCATACTCGTCTTCGCTTCCTCCAGAACG CTATTGGACCAGTTCCATCGCCATTCGACTGTTTCCTGGTCAACCGCAGTTTGAAAACTTTGCACCTTCGTATGCGGGAGCATATGAAAAACGGGCTTGCTGTTGCCCGCTATCTTGAAAACCACCCCTGCATTGAACGCGTCATTCATCCAG GACTGCCCTCTCATCCACAGCATGAGCTTGCTAAACGGCAATGTTACGGTCATAGCGGAATGATCACCATTTACATCAAGGGAGGACTGGCCGAGTCTCGCGCCTTCTTTAAGGCACTCAAGGTTTTCACCTTGGCTGAAAGTTTGGGAGGATACGAGAGTTTAGCCGAACTGCC ttcACTGATGACTCACGCTTCGGTCAGTGCAGAAGAACGTGCCGCTTTAGGCATCACGGATAACTTGATACGATTATCAATCGGTCTGGAAGATGTCGGCGATCTGATAGCTGATCTAGATCAGGCACTGAGAGCTGCG GTTGCCTAA